The Candidatus Acidiferrales bacterium DNA segment CCTGCCTTATAGTCAATTTGCCCGGCAGCCCCGCCGGGGCGGTTCAATCGTTGGCTGCCATCGCTCGGTTGCTGCCTCACGTCGTCCTGCTGCTTCGTGGCCAGGATCCTCATTCCCATCGGTGACGTCCGCGGCAACTGGCGCGGAAATTTTTTGCGCCCACTACTTTGCCTTGCTCTTGGCCCTGTGCTAGTATGACTCTTTCATCTTCGGCCAAGCGGGCAAGACTATGCCGGCAAACTACGTTCCCCTGCTCATCTTTGTTTTGCTTGCGCTCTTAGTGCCGGTTGTAACAATTTGGCTCATGAAATTTGTCCGGCCGGATTCGCGCGCGGTGGGTGCCAAGTTGAAGGCCTATGAGTGCGGAATACCGGCCGAGGGGGACGCCCGCGGCCGCTATTCGGTTCGTTTCTATATCATTGCTATCCTGTTTGTTGTGTTTGACGTGGAAACCATCTTCCTGTTTCCCTGGGCCGTGCAGTATCGTCAGCTTGGGTTGTTTGGCTTGGTGGAGATGCTTGTTTTTCTGGGAATCTTGATCATTGGCTATGTATGGCTCTACAAGAGAGGCGCTCTCGACTGGGTTTAGTCGTTCCTTTGAGCACCGCGGTGGCATCGGCTTTTTTGAGCCCGTGCTTGTTGTCTTCTGAAGAATCTTTGGCTTCGTTGGGCTGTGTTGAATTCCGCCCATGCGTGTGATAACAGTATTTGTCTTGTGTCCCTTGAGTTGAGATCTTCCGTGGGCAACCAAGCAAAAAATGGCAGATCAACCTACCCCCTCCCCTAAGCCGTCCGCCGGTGCTCCTTCGCCGCCGCGGCCCCCAAAGCCGGAAGATCTTTTGAAGCCAGTGCCTCTTGACAGCGAACTCTTAAAGCGCTTGCGGGAACGCTTCGCTGATGCCATCGGGGAGGCTATCCTGGATCGAAAACAGGCCATCATCAAGGTGAGCTCTGCTCCTCTCTTGGAAATCTGCCGCTATCTTCGCGACGACGAGAAATTCGATTTCCTCACTGACCTGACAGCTCTCGACTGGCCTAAGCGCGAGCGTCGCTTCGATGTCGTCTACAACCTTTACTCCTTCCCGAAAAATGAGCGCCTCCGTCTAAAAGCGGAGGTGGCCGTCAGCCAGAAGATCGCGAGTGTTGCTTCCGTCTGGGGTGCTGCCAACTGGCTCGAACGGGAGTGCTTTGACATGTTCGGCATCGTTTTCGACGGCCACCCGCATCTCAAGAGAATCTTGCTTCCCGATGAGTGGCAAGGTCATCCACTGCGCAAGGACTACGACATTCTCAAGCAGGACACCGATTGGGTGCGTGAAAACCTGCATATTGAAAGCGGCCAGTAGTCATGCCTGACGAACGACCCTGGACAGCTACCGAGGAAACCGTACTCGGCGCCGACGAGATTATCCTCAATATGGGGCCGCAGCACCCCGCCACGCACGGCGTTCTTCGCGTCAAATTAAAGCTCGACGGCGAAAAAATCGTCGGCTCTGAGTGCATCATTGGATATCTGCACCGCGGCGTTGAAAAAATCGCCGAACACCGCACCTACGCGCAATTCGCTCCCTATGTGGACCGAA contains these protein-coding regions:
- a CDS encoding NADH-quinone oxidoreductase subunit C, producing MPLDSELLKRLRERFADAIGEAILDRKQAIIKVSSAPLLEICRYLRDDEKFDFLTDLTALDWPKRERRFDVVYNLYSFPKNERLRLKAEVAVSQKIASVASVWGAANWLERECFDMFGIVFDGHPHLKRILLPDEWQGHPLRKDYDILKQDTDWVRENLHIESGQ
- a CDS encoding NADH-quinone oxidoreductase subunit A; translation: MPANYVPLLIFVLLALLVPVVTIWLMKFVRPDSRAVGAKLKAYECGIPAEGDARGRYSVRFYIIAILFVVFDVETIFLFPWAVQYRQLGLFGLVEMLVFLGILIIGYVWLYKRGALDWV